A single Mangrovimonas sp. YM274 DNA region contains:
- a CDS encoding DNA mismatch repair protein MutS has translation MISIHKKTLQDIEFNVVLSQVSEHCITELGKADALQIVPSPDRETLLLELGFTNEYLSSFYNENRIPNHGFDSIAKELKFLNLEGAFLDPYGFKKIVNISVTTNEILTFLKKFEEYYPSLSKNAASIEITKILIDKINTIIDRFGDIKDSASDQLHAIRQAINLVRGKINQSFVTALNAYSSQDYLDDIRESVIENKRVLAVKAMYRRKVKGSILGTSKTGSIIYIQPEATFQHVRELNNLEFDEKEEIERILKSLTEFTRPFANLLSQYQTFLVKMDVVYAKAKYAQSMNAVLPEINDTKVYNVKDAFHPLLLLSNNKKGLKTFPQSIELNPENRIIVISGPNAGGKSITLKTIGILQAMLQSGMLIPVHERSSVCLFDRILTDIGDNQSIENHLSTYSYRLKQMNYFLKKCNKNTLFLIDEFGTGSDPELGGALAETFLEEFYHREAYGIITTHYSNLKILANELPYMQNANMMFDERSLEPMFKLVLGQAGSSFTFEVAQKNGIPYSLINRAKKKIERGKVRFDQTIAKLQKERSKLEKTERSLKVNEQKKLNEAERLEEINTRIQKKLESYQELYDSNQRLIYLGQKVNELSEAYFENKKKRVLMDELFKLVQIENSKRKKVSAKKKKAIKAKEQKVNQEVEKKVEEIRQKKKEEKQKAAKQPAKPKVILKVGDRVRMEDGKAVGSIDKIEKNKATVNYGIFTTSVNIDQLELVQRKK, from the coding sequence ATGATAAGCATTCATAAAAAAACATTACAGGACATAGAGTTTAATGTTGTACTCTCTCAGGTATCTGAACATTGCATTACAGAATTAGGTAAAGCTGACGCCTTACAAATTGTGCCGTCTCCAGATCGAGAAACCTTACTATTAGAATTAGGCTTTACAAACGAATACCTTTCATCTTTTTATAATGAAAATAGAATTCCAAATCATGGTTTCGACTCCATTGCAAAAGAATTAAAGTTTTTAAATTTAGAAGGCGCATTTTTGGATCCTTATGGTTTCAAAAAAATTGTGAATATCTCTGTAACCACAAACGAAATCTTGACCTTCCTGAAAAAGTTTGAAGAGTATTACCCGAGCCTTAGTAAAAATGCAGCCTCTATTGAAATCACTAAAATCCTAATTGATAAAATAAATACAATTATTGATCGATTTGGTGACATTAAGGACAGTGCCAGTGACCAGCTTCACGCAATCAGACAAGCTATTAATTTGGTTAGGGGAAAGATAAACCAAAGTTTTGTTACCGCTCTAAACGCCTATTCCAGCCAAGATTACTTGGATGACATTAGAGAAAGCGTTATTGAAAACAAGCGTGTTTTAGCGGTTAAGGCTATGTACCGCAGAAAGGTTAAAGGCAGTATTTTAGGTACCAGCAAAACAGGAAGTATTATCTACATCCAACCTGAGGCCACATTTCAACATGTTAGAGAACTTAACAATCTTGAGTTTGATGAAAAAGAGGAAATAGAACGCATTTTAAAATCGCTTACAGAATTTACCAGACCCTTTGCCAATCTATTAAGCCAATACCAAACATTTCTTGTAAAAATGGACGTTGTGTATGCAAAAGCAAAATACGCCCAATCCATGAACGCCGTTTTACCAGAAATTAACGATACAAAAGTCTACAATGTCAAAGATGCCTTTCACCCTTTATTACTGCTATCTAATAACAAAAAAGGCTTAAAAACATTTCCGCAAAGTATTGAATTGAATCCAGAAAACAGGATTATTGTGATTTCTGGGCCAAATGCCGGGGGTAAAAGTATTACGCTTAAAACCATTGGTATCCTTCAAGCAATGCTACAAAGCGGAATGCTTATTCCTGTACACGAGCGTAGCTCCGTTTGCCTGTTTGACAGAATACTAACGGATATTGGAGACAACCAATCCATAGAAAACCATTTAAGCACTTACAGCTACCGCTTAAAACAAATGAATTACTTCCTCAAAAAATGCAACAAAAACACCTTGTTTTTGATTGATGAATTTGGAACCGGAAGTGATCCAGAATTGGGAGGAGCATTAGCCGAAACCTTCTTGGAGGAATTCTACCACCGGGAAGCTTATGGTATCATAACTACCCACTACTCCAACTTAAAAATATTGGCCAATGAATTGCCATACATGCAAAACGCCAATATGATGTTTGATGAAAGAAGTTTGGAACCCATGTTTAAACTGGTTTTAGGGCAAGCAGGTAGCTCCTTTACTTTTGAAGTAGCTCAAAAAAATGGCATTCCCTACAGTTTAATCAACAGAGCAAAGAAAAAAATTGAACGTGGCAAAGTAAGATTCGACCAAACTATAGCCAAACTTCAAAAAGAGCGGTCAAAGCTAGAAAAAACAGAACGATCCCTAAAAGTCAATGAACAGAAAAAGCTGAATGAAGCTGAAAGACTTGAGGAAATCAATACCAGAATTCAGAAAAAACTAGAAAGTTATCAAGAACTTTACGATAGCAACCAACGACTAATCTACTTGGGCCAAAAGGTAAACGAATTGTCTGAAGCCTATTTTGAAAACAAAAAGAAGCGTGTTCTTATGGACGAATTGTTTAAATTGGTTCAAATAGAAAACTCGAAGCGCAAAAAGGTTTCTGCCAAAAAGAAAAAGGCCATAAAAGCAAAAGAGCAAAAAGTTAATCAAGAGGTCGAAAAGAAGGTGGAAGAAATCCGACAAAAGAAAAAAGAAGAAAAACAAAAGGCTGCCAAACAACCAGCCAAGCCAAAAGTGATTTTAAAAGTTGGTGACCGTGTTAGAATGGAAGATGGTAAAGCTGTTGGCAGTATTGATAAGATCGAAAAAAACAAGGCTACCGTTAATTATGGCATTTTTACAACAAGTGTAAATATTGACCAGCTAGAACTTGTTCAAAGAAAAAAATGA
- a CDS encoding thiol-disulfide oxidoreductase DCC family protein, producing MTTLPKNKELILFDGVCNLCNTSIQYVIKHDKQNRFMFAALQSDIGKSIIEKHGIDTAKIDSILLHTPSQKIYYKSTAALKIASKLGFPTTLLAVFLIVPSFIRNWVYDIIAKNRYKWFGKQDSCMIPTPELTSKFLS from the coding sequence ATGACAACACTGCCCAAAAATAAAGAATTGATTTTGTTTGATGGTGTCTGCAATTTATGCAATACCTCCATCCAATACGTGATTAAACATGATAAACAGAATCGGTTTATGTTTGCGGCCTTACAAAGCGATATTGGTAAATCCATAATAGAAAAACACGGTATTGACACCGCTAAAATAGACTCTATTTTACTGCACACTCCTAGTCAAAAAATATATTACAAATCTACAGCTGCTCTTAAAATTGCTTCAAAGCTGGGCTTTCCAACAACCCTATTGGCTGTCTTTTTAATTGTTCCTTCCTTTATAAGAAATTGGGTTTACGATATCATAGCTAAAAACCGCTACAAATGGTTTGGCAAACAAGACTCCTGCATGATTCCTACACCAGAACTCACTTCAAAGTTTCTCAGTTAG